The genomic window CTGACGGACCGGCCCTGGTCCTCGGGGTCCTGTGCCCTCCAGCGAACTTCAGCCGGGTCGCTGGTCGTGATCGCCGTCCACCCAGGAACCCGCATCGCTATCAGTGCCCGCAGGTAGATCTCGATGCCCCCATTGCCCGGCGGGAACGGGACGTTGACGGCCGCTGTCGCGGAGAAGCCCCGTGCCGGGAATACCCCGTCCACATGCAACTGGCGCACGCACAGTTCGTACTGGTCGTGTTCGTCGGCGTAGCCCAGAAAAATGCGGGAGTGGATACTCCGCAGCCGAGTGAAGCCGCCTTGATGGTTCACCTTCAGCCGACGTTGGCCGACTTTGATCAGCACGTAGCGTGTGGCTTCCTCGTTCTCCGCCGTCGGCTCCTTGACCGCGAAGGCGCCCGCCGCGAGGTCCGCCTCCGACGTCCATGACGCAGGCGCCGCTGCCCGGATTGCTGCGACGAGCACGACCGCGGCGGCAGTCTCGTCACTGTTACTCCTATCGGTGAGTGGTCCGACGCTGCGCCGCACTTCGCGGCGTTGTGGCTGCGCCCCGCTCGGCGGCAACGCCGGGTTGATGCCGAGCGCCACCCGATGTCCCGCGCGGCAGATCAGACTCTTCTCTCCCGGGATCCACTCGTTTTCGACCGCCTCCCGCAACTCGGTGTGCTTGGCCCGGACCGCGTCACGCAGCGTTGCCAGGTCCAGCGCTTCGGGGCCGCCGTCGACCCCGACGGCGAGAGCCTCGGCGAGATTGCTGGTCAACGGGTCGATCTCGCTGGTGAACAGCATGCTTCGCGCGCCCGCGAGCAGCGACACGCGGTCCGGTTCGGCGTCGACCATGCGGAGGAAGTGCGACACGGTCAACGCGAAGTCCGAGCAGTCCAGCAGCACCACCAGGCGGGTGGCCGCGCTGTCGCGCATGATCTGCGCGACGGTCGCCAGCTCGGACTGGTCGTTGATCGGGCCGGTCGCGCAGTAGGAGAACAGCAGGGTGTCGGACACCGCTGCGGCGGCCCCGCGCATCGCCTCGATGACCTCGGCCGGGGATGGATTACCGACCAGCTCCGCGACGCTCGTCATCTCGAAGGCCTGGTGGGCCGGCGAGACCAGGACCTGACTCAGCCGCTTCGTCGCCAGCTCGGCCGACTCCCAGCCGCGGCCGAAGCCATAGTCGACGTCCGGCTCGGGAACGTCACGGCCGACCAGAACGGCCCGGGAGCCGGCGAGCACGGGCAGGAGCGGGTTCCGCGTCATGACTCCATGATGAACCAGCTCCACCAGACCGCCCGGCAGGCATCGACATGAGCCAGACCCCAGCCCTGTTCACACCGCACGCCGCAACTCAACCGGAAAGGTTCAACGCGATCAACCACTGTCAATCGCGCTCCGCTCTCGCGGCATTGACCTCTACGATGTGCCCGCGTCAGGTCATCTTGGACATCCTGATGTGCCGCAGTCCGTGCGGTTGGCCACCGACTCCACGGTGTCCGTGTAGGGATCGAGGAGGAACCGGGCCACGAATGTCGGCTCGGTGATGGTCGTGTACGGATCGCCGGCGTCCATGACGTCAATCATGAGGGACAGCCTGCAACGTCCGAATCTGCCGCAGACAAAACGCGGAGCGTGCTTGGGTGCTGGTGGCGGATTGCCCATCGTGTTTTCGTGGCGGGATCCGTGTAGGGGCACCTCGATGCCGCGGAGAAAAGACTCGGTCGTCGCTGAGGTCGTTGCGGCAGGAGAGGCCGTCACCGGTCTTGGCCGTCTCTGGTCCAGGCGCGATGATCTGCGGCAGCGTGTGCGGTCCGGAAATGGGCCAGCACCGCACCGTGCTGTCAGCGGTTCGGGGTGCGCAGCACAGTGTCAAGCTTCCCGTCGCGGTCTGTGTCGAGATAGGTGAGGTCGGGCACCCCGTCACCGTCGAGGTCGACCTGCACCATGTCGGCGATGCCGTCACCGTCGAGGTCGGTGACTACCTCAATCGATCCGTCCGGGCGCCGACTGACAATGGAGTTAGCGGTGGTGGTGACTCGGCCTGCCGGTTCGGGGATGGGCGGCGTTCCGGGTGCGGAGGTTGGTAGGGGGTCGGGCCGGCTGGCGTACGCCCCGACCGGGCCGTCGGTGCCGGTCGGATCGATCTCCTCTTCAGAGGGGTAGACGTCGCCGTGCCAGGCCGGATCAGGATAGGTGCTCATCTTCCTGAGGTTCCCTGACCGAGCCGGCGGTAACCGTTGGCGCAGGAAGAAGCACACCGCTGTGCCGAGTACCGCGCCAACCCGGTTGCAGGGGTCGTACGCCCGAGCCTGGCAGACCGTTTGACCAGTACCGGAACGATCACTTCGCGGAAAGTCCAGAACACGCTGCCGCAACGTTGTTTGGTGTACGGATCTGCCGCTGATGACGCACGGTCGGTCATTGGCTTGGCCAGTCGGCACACGCGGTCAACGTGCCGGGCTTCCCTCCAGGAGCACACCCGTCCGCCCGCATGTTGCACATTTCTGCGCATTCCACCATGAAGGATCTTCGCTGTGGTCGACGTAGCAAGCGGCAGATTCAGGCAGTCGAAGCATTTGCCTCTATGAGTTCGGCGAATATCTCGGAGGGCTTCTTCCAATTGTGGATCTTACGGGGTCGGTCATTGATTTCGGAAGCCACCATTGCCAGGTATTTCGGATCTGATGTGATCGGGACGCCTTTCGGGAAGTACTCGCGCAGGATGCGGTTCGCGTTCTCGTTGCTGCCGCGCTGCCATGGTGAGTGCGGGCGGGCGAAGTAGACCGGCAGTCCGGCGGCGGTGATGCGGGCGTGTCCGGCCATCTCGGAGCCGCAGTCCCAGGTCAGCGAGCGGGCGATCTGTGGCGGCAGCGTTCCGGCGGCGGCGATCACCGCGTCGCCGACGGTCAGCGCGTCGCGTCCGGTCAGCGGGACCAGGACCAGCATCCGGGAGGTCCGCTCGACCAGGGTCGCGACTGCGGACCTGCCGGCCTTGCCGATCACGAGGTCGCCTTCCCAGTGGCCGGGCACCTGCCGGTCCTCGACCTCGGCGGGGCGTTCGTCGAGGTAGCGGGGCTCACGGATCCGCGGGGCCGGGGCCGGGCGGGGGCCCGAACGGCGGGCGGTCCGGCCGGTGCGCAGCTTCAGCAGTTCCCGAGCCAGGGTGGACACCGGCTGGGCGTAGACCCACTGGTAGATCGCTTCGTGTGACACCCGTACAGCCTGATCGTCGCGGTAGTCGCGCGGCAACCGGCCCGCGATCGACGCCGGCGACCAGCCGCCCTTGAGCAGCTGCGTGACCACCGTCCGCAGCCGTGATGACCGGTCGACCGCGTACGCCTTCGGCCGCAACCGACCGGTCAGCGCCGACTGGTCCGCAGTCACGGCCCGGTACTCCGCCCGGCCGCCGTGGCGGGCCACGTCCCGTGAGACCACCGACGGGTTCCGGCTGATCAGCCGGGCAATCTCCTTGAATTCCAGGCCCTCGGCCAAGCCACGGGAGATCTCTTCACGATCGACCAGGGTCAACATGTTGCGCACGGCGGGCATCCTGTCCCACCGACCCATCAAGATCAAATGCTACGACTGACTGAACTCGCCAGCCTCTTGGAAGTTGTCACCGCAAGAACATTCGGTCCCGCTCGGACTTCGATGCAAATGATGACTGGCGTGTCCTGGCCGGTCCGGCGTGAGCGGCCGGCGCCTCCAATTGATGCGCTGGCCCGCCCGCGCGTGAGCACGGGCAGCCATCGACTCTTCCCAGGTGCTGGCCATCGCGTCACGGTAGCGCTCCAGCAAGATCATTTCATTCTGCTGCCGCATACAACGCGCGGTCCGGGCTCAGCGCCACCGCACGCCGGCCCGTTCGACAGCACTCACCGTAGTCGCCCTCGGTGATACAGCGGGGTTGAGCCGCGGCTACGCCGACGAGCGACGGAGGTTGAACGGCAAGCCGTGAGCTGTGAGCTGCGGTCATGGGCTCTCGGCGAGGCGGGCCAGGGACGTTCGGGCGCTCTCGATCAGGGCGTCGCCGAGCGCGTCCAGGTCGTCGCAGGGACGCGACGGTATGTCGGCGTCGGTGCCGATGCCGGTCCGGAACAGCAAGTTCGAGTCGAGCACCTCCACGCTCGCGGAGCACACATCCTCGCCGTCCACGTTTCTCGCCTGCACGGTGAGGCGCGCGGCCCGTCCCAGATCCGGTACCTCCCGCGGGTTGCCTGTGGTCTCCTGGTTTCTCCAGGCAAGCCACGCACCGACCGCGTTGATGCTGTAGTCCATCTGCACCGAGCCGTAGCTGTCCCAGATACCGTTCTCGTTCTCGACGACGTAGGTGCAGGCGCCAGGCGTCAGGGACGGTTGCGGTCGCAGCTTGGGATCGCCGAGCCGAGTGGCGACGGCCGTAATGTCGAGACGAGAACAGGCGTCGCCGGTCTCACGGTAGCGTTCGTCGTTCCATGCGTGGGCGACCACGCCGCCCGCCGCGACGAGTGCGAGGATCGTCGCGGACGAGAGGGACGCGCCGATCCAGGCCGGCGCCAGGCTGGGCCGGGACGGCGGCGGGTCCCAGAACTCAGTCGAGGTATCGATCACCGCGAAACGGTATGCCACTCGGCGGCGGCGTGTGGACCTGCCTCGACTCCGGGTGGCCTGGCGAACAGGACCGCCATGAATACCAGGGCACAGACAACGGCAGTGGATGCCGGTCGAACCCACAGCAGGGTCTGTGCATGTCGCGGTGCTATTGAGAGGTTTTGCGGCTCTGAACAGCACGCCGAAGATCGGCGGACCACGCCGTACTCACCTACCTGCCGCAGTAATCGCGCGTTGCTTTGCGGGGTCGGCGGTACGGATTCACTTCTGTGGTGCACGACGCGTTTGCCGATGGTGGCGCTCACGCCGGGTTCAACTTTGACTTGGCCATACAGGGAGTCGTCACGTTCTCCGGCGTCGTCATACATGCTGGCCCGGACGATTTTAAGGATGATCTCGTCTACAAAGGGGCCGCCTTGCCAATCGAGAGCCGCTTCGGTGACGTGCTCCTCGGTGTCGATCACCGCGCCGGTGAGCGCGTCGACGTCGACGGTGAGCCTGCTGACGCCTTCGGCGCCGGTTCCTCGTACGGTCGTCTGTCAGGCGAGTTTGGCGGCGGCACCCTCGGCGGCGACCACGACGAGGCTGGTGCCCTCGACCGCGGTGACCTTCTTCA from Actinoplanes derwentensis includes these protein-coding regions:
- a CDS encoding IS30 family transposase, which encodes MLTLVDREEISRGLAEGLEFKEIARLISRNPSVVSRDVARHGGRAEYRAVTADQSALTGRLRPKAYAVDRSSRLRTVVTQLLKGGWSPASIAGRLPRDYRDDQAVRVSHEAIYQWVYAQPVSTLARELLKLRTGRTARRSGPRPAPAPRIREPRYLDERPAEVEDRQVPGHWEGDLVIGKAGRSAVATLVERTSRMLVLVPLTGRDALTVGDAVIAAAGTLPPQIARSLTWDCGSEMAGHARITAAGLPVYFARPHSPWQRGSNENANRILREYFPKGVPITSDPKYLAMVASEINDRPRKIHNWKKPSEIFAELIEANASTA